The Setaria italica strain Yugu1 chromosome IX, Setaria_italica_v2.0, whole genome shotgun sequence genome has a window encoding:
- the LOC101784843 gene encoding protein MICRORCHIDIA 1 isoform X2 — MPVAMAGVSSGGGGRVLDCRSFWKAGASEAPAAPTHDLQVALETGDFDRARVHPKFLHTNATSHKWAFGAIAELLDNAVDEISNGATFIKVDKIINLKDNSPMLLFQDDGGGMDPEGVRRCMSLGFSTKKSKTTIGQYGNGFKTSTMRLGADAIVFTRAIRGSNVTLSIGLLSYTFLRRTMKDDIVVPMLDFKIQDGEVVPLVYGSQGDWDSSLKIILDWSPFCSKEELLQQFQDVGSHGTKVAVYNLWMNDDGLLELDFEDDDEDILLRDQGSASGGITKGQKEIVQQHISHRLRFSLRAYTSILYLKKFDNFQIILRGKPVEHICITDELKFKKVVTYKPQVTHDSQVVSVRVDVGFAKEAPILGIFGMNVYHKNRLIMPFWKVLQEGSSRGRSVVGVLEANFIEPAHDKQDFERTPLFLRLETKLRQIIVDFWKEKCHLIGYQPTDPHLRSQYKATLKDSGGSASQVHHKTSSVRMTGGFSSNLLPETYDDVAAVGLPNNGSHLQSSGQAQENNMDSEGLDEDLVEIGSSGVFDPNFTEKLSEENIALFSRREELQQRDTQLKQTIEDLEHELEETKRKCSQLAAELKVRKNQQHLPYRA, encoded by the exons ATGCCGGTGGCGATGGCCGGCGTCTcaagcggcggaggcggccgagtCCTTGATTGCCGCAGCTTCTGGAAGGCCGGCGCGTCcgaggcccccgccgccccaacCCACGACTTGCAAG TTGCCCTGGAGACGGGGGACTTCGACCGCGCTCGCGTGCACCCTAAGTTCCTCCACACCAACGCGACCTCCCACAAGTGGGCTTTCGGAG CTATAGCCGAACTTCTTGACAATGCGGTGGATGAG ATAAGCAATGGTGCCACATTCATAAAAGTGGATAAAATCATCAATTTGAAAGACAATAGCCCAATGCTACTTTTCCAAg ATGATGGAGGAGGTATGGATCCTGAAGGTGTTCGTCGATGCATGAGTTTAGGATTCTCAACCAAGAAATCTAAAACCACTATTGGCCAGT ATGGAAATGGCTTCAAGACGAGCACAATGAGACTCGGTGCAGATGCAATTGTTTTTACTCGTGCAATCCGTGGAAG TAATGTTACATTGAGTATAGGTTTGCTCTCCTACACTTTTTTGAGGAGAACAATGAAAGATGACATAGTTGTCCCAATG CTCGATTTTAAGATCCAAGATGGGGAGGTTGTACCTTTGGTGTATGGTTCACAGGGTGATTGGGATAGTAGCCTGAAGATAATACTTGATTGGTCCCCTTTTTGTTCAAAGGAAGAACTTCTTCAGCAG TTTCAGGATGTTGGTAGCCATGGAACTAAAGTGGCAGTGTACAATTTGTGGATGAATGATGATGGCCTTTTGGAACTTGACTtcgaagatgatgatgag GACATATTGCTTAGAGATCAAGGTAGTGCAAGTGGGGGAATCACAAAGGGTCAGAAAGAAATTGTTCAGCAACATATATCCCACAGACTCAGATTTTCATTGCGA GCTTATACCTCTATCCTTTACCTCAAGAAGTTTgataatttccaaattatattGAGGGGAAAACCTGTTGAACATATATGCATCACTGATGAATTAAAGTTTAAGAAAGTTGTCACTTACAAACCTCAAGTTACACATGATTCCCAAGTG GTCTCAGTGAGAGTTGATGTTGGCTTTGCAAAGGAGGCTCCTATTTTGGGCATTTTTGGGATGAATGTCTACCACAAAAATCGTCTTATAATG CCCTTCTGGAAGGTCCTTCAGGAAGGATCTAGCAGAGGGAGAAGTGTAGTCG GTGTACTTGAGGCAAATTTTATTGAGCCAGCACACGACAAACAAGATTTTGAGAGGACTCCATTATTTTTACGGCTAGAAACAAAACTTAGACAAATTATTGTTGATTTCTG GAAAGAAAAGTGTCATTTGATTGGTTACCAGCCAACTGATCCACATTTAAGGTCCCAGTATAAGGCCACCCTAAAAGATTCAGGTGGTTCTGCATCCCAGGTTCACCATAAAACTTCCAGTGTCCGGATGACTGGAGGGTTTTCGTCAAATTTGCTCCCAGAGACATATGATGACGTAGCAGCTGTTGGATTGCCAAATAATG GTTCTCATTTGCAGTCGTCTGGTCAAGCGCAAGAAAACAATATGGACTCAGAAGGCTTGGATGAG GATCTGGTAGAGATTGGCTCCTCCGGTGTATTTGATCCCAATTTTACTGAGAAGCTGAGTGAAGAAAACATTGCTCTCTTTTCAAG GCGTGAAGAGCTTCAACAACGAGATACACAGTTGAAGCAGACG ATTGAGGACCTGGAGCATGAACTGGAGGAAACAAAAAGGAAGTGCAGCCAGCTTGCTGCTGAGCTGAAGGTACGGAAGAATCAGCAGCATCTCCCTTACAG GGCATAA
- the LOC101784843 gene encoding protein MICRORCHIDIA 1 isoform X3, whose product MPVAMAGVSSGGGGRVLDCRSFWKAGASEAPAAPTHDLQVALETGDFDRARVHPKFLHTNATSHKWAFGAIAELLDNAVDEISNGATFIKVDKIINLKDNSPMLLFQDDGGGMDPEGVRRCMSLGFSTKKSKTTIGQYGNGFKTSTMRLGADAIVFTRAIRGSNVTLSIGLLSYTFLRRTMKDDIVVPMLDFKIQDGEVVPLVYGSQGDWDSSLKIILDWSPFCSKEELLQQFQDVGSHGTKVAVYNLWMNDDGLLELDFEDDDEDILLRDQGSASGGITKGQKEIVQQHISHRLRFSLRAYTSILYLKKFDNFQIILRGKPVEHICITDELKFKKVVTYKPQVTHDSQVVSVRVDVGFAKEAPILGIFGMNVYHKNRLIMPFWKVLQEGSSRGRSVVGVLEANFIEPAHDKQDFERTPLFLRLETKLRQIIVDFWKEKCHLIGYQPTDPHLRSQYKATLKDSGGSASQVHHKTSSVRMTGGFSSNLLPETYDDVAAVGLPNNGSHLQSSGQAQENNMDSEGLDEDLVEIGSSGVFDPNFTEKLSEENIALFSRREELQQRDTQLKQTIEDLEHELEETKRKCSQLAAELKVRKNQQHLPYR is encoded by the exons ATGCCGGTGGCGATGGCCGGCGTCTcaagcggcggaggcggccgagtCCTTGATTGCCGCAGCTTCTGGAAGGCCGGCGCGTCcgaggcccccgccgccccaacCCACGACTTGCAAG TTGCCCTGGAGACGGGGGACTTCGACCGCGCTCGCGTGCACCCTAAGTTCCTCCACACCAACGCGACCTCCCACAAGTGGGCTTTCGGAG CTATAGCCGAACTTCTTGACAATGCGGTGGATGAG ATAAGCAATGGTGCCACATTCATAAAAGTGGATAAAATCATCAATTTGAAAGACAATAGCCCAATGCTACTTTTCCAAg ATGATGGAGGAGGTATGGATCCTGAAGGTGTTCGTCGATGCATGAGTTTAGGATTCTCAACCAAGAAATCTAAAACCACTATTGGCCAGT ATGGAAATGGCTTCAAGACGAGCACAATGAGACTCGGTGCAGATGCAATTGTTTTTACTCGTGCAATCCGTGGAAG TAATGTTACATTGAGTATAGGTTTGCTCTCCTACACTTTTTTGAGGAGAACAATGAAAGATGACATAGTTGTCCCAATG CTCGATTTTAAGATCCAAGATGGGGAGGTTGTACCTTTGGTGTATGGTTCACAGGGTGATTGGGATAGTAGCCTGAAGATAATACTTGATTGGTCCCCTTTTTGTTCAAAGGAAGAACTTCTTCAGCAG TTTCAGGATGTTGGTAGCCATGGAACTAAAGTGGCAGTGTACAATTTGTGGATGAATGATGATGGCCTTTTGGAACTTGACTtcgaagatgatgatgag GACATATTGCTTAGAGATCAAGGTAGTGCAAGTGGGGGAATCACAAAGGGTCAGAAAGAAATTGTTCAGCAACATATATCCCACAGACTCAGATTTTCATTGCGA GCTTATACCTCTATCCTTTACCTCAAGAAGTTTgataatttccaaattatattGAGGGGAAAACCTGTTGAACATATATGCATCACTGATGAATTAAAGTTTAAGAAAGTTGTCACTTACAAACCTCAAGTTACACATGATTCCCAAGTG GTCTCAGTGAGAGTTGATGTTGGCTTTGCAAAGGAGGCTCCTATTTTGGGCATTTTTGGGATGAATGTCTACCACAAAAATCGTCTTATAATG CCCTTCTGGAAGGTCCTTCAGGAAGGATCTAGCAGAGGGAGAAGTGTAGTCG GTGTACTTGAGGCAAATTTTATTGAGCCAGCACACGACAAACAAGATTTTGAGAGGACTCCATTATTTTTACGGCTAGAAACAAAACTTAGACAAATTATTGTTGATTTCTG GAAAGAAAAGTGTCATTTGATTGGTTACCAGCCAACTGATCCACATTTAAGGTCCCAGTATAAGGCCACCCTAAAAGATTCAGGTGGTTCTGCATCCCAGGTTCACCATAAAACTTCCAGTGTCCGGATGACTGGAGGGTTTTCGTCAAATTTGCTCCCAGAGACATATGATGACGTAGCAGCTGTTGGATTGCCAAATAATG GTTCTCATTTGCAGTCGTCTGGTCAAGCGCAAGAAAACAATATGGACTCAGAAGGCTTGGATGAG GATCTGGTAGAGATTGGCTCCTCCGGTGTATTTGATCCCAATTTTACTGAGAAGCTGAGTGAAGAAAACATTGCTCTCTTTTCAAG GCGTGAAGAGCTTCAACAACGAGATACACAGTTGAAGCAGACG ATTGAGGACCTGGAGCATGAACTGGAGGAAACAAAAAGGAAGTGCAGCCAGCTTGCTGCTGAGCTGAAGGTACGGAAGAATCAGCAGCATCTCCCTTACAGGTGA
- the LOC101784843 gene encoding protein MICRORCHIDIA 1 isoform X1 — protein MPVAMAGVSSGGGGRVLDCRSFWKAGASEAPAAPTHDLQVALETGDFDRARVHPKFLHTNATSHKWAFGAIAELLDNAVDEISNGATFIKVDKIINLKDNSPMLLFQDDGGGMDPEGVRRCMSLGFSTKKSKTTIGQYGNGFKTSTMRLGADAIVFTRAIRGSNVTLSIGLLSYTFLRRTMKDDIVVPMLDFKIQDGEVVPLVYGSQGDWDSSLKIILDWSPFCSKEELLQQFQDVGSHGTKVAVYNLWMNDDGLLELDFEDDDEDILLRDQGSASGGITKGQKEIVQQHISHRLRFSLRAYTSILYLKKFDNFQIILRGKPVEHICITDELKFKKVVTYKPQVTHDSQVVSVRVDVGFAKEAPILGIFGMNVYHKNRLIMPFWKVLQEGSSRGRSVVGVLEANFIEPAHDKQDFERTPLFLRLETKLRQIIVDFWKEKCHLIGYQPTDPHLRSQYKATLKDSGGSASQVHHKTSSVRMTGGFSSNLLPETYDDVAAVGLPNNGSHLQSSGQAQENNMDSEGLDEDLVEIGSSGVFDPNFTEKLSEENIALFSRREELQQRDTQLKQTIEDLEHELEETKRKCSQLAAELKGFRCVTRFQLCHQSGSLTSPLSL, from the exons ATGCCGGTGGCGATGGCCGGCGTCTcaagcggcggaggcggccgagtCCTTGATTGCCGCAGCTTCTGGAAGGCCGGCGCGTCcgaggcccccgccgccccaacCCACGACTTGCAAG TTGCCCTGGAGACGGGGGACTTCGACCGCGCTCGCGTGCACCCTAAGTTCCTCCACACCAACGCGACCTCCCACAAGTGGGCTTTCGGAG CTATAGCCGAACTTCTTGACAATGCGGTGGATGAG ATAAGCAATGGTGCCACATTCATAAAAGTGGATAAAATCATCAATTTGAAAGACAATAGCCCAATGCTACTTTTCCAAg ATGATGGAGGAGGTATGGATCCTGAAGGTGTTCGTCGATGCATGAGTTTAGGATTCTCAACCAAGAAATCTAAAACCACTATTGGCCAGT ATGGAAATGGCTTCAAGACGAGCACAATGAGACTCGGTGCAGATGCAATTGTTTTTACTCGTGCAATCCGTGGAAG TAATGTTACATTGAGTATAGGTTTGCTCTCCTACACTTTTTTGAGGAGAACAATGAAAGATGACATAGTTGTCCCAATG CTCGATTTTAAGATCCAAGATGGGGAGGTTGTACCTTTGGTGTATGGTTCACAGGGTGATTGGGATAGTAGCCTGAAGATAATACTTGATTGGTCCCCTTTTTGTTCAAAGGAAGAACTTCTTCAGCAG TTTCAGGATGTTGGTAGCCATGGAACTAAAGTGGCAGTGTACAATTTGTGGATGAATGATGATGGCCTTTTGGAACTTGACTtcgaagatgatgatgag GACATATTGCTTAGAGATCAAGGTAGTGCAAGTGGGGGAATCACAAAGGGTCAGAAAGAAATTGTTCAGCAACATATATCCCACAGACTCAGATTTTCATTGCGA GCTTATACCTCTATCCTTTACCTCAAGAAGTTTgataatttccaaattatattGAGGGGAAAACCTGTTGAACATATATGCATCACTGATGAATTAAAGTTTAAGAAAGTTGTCACTTACAAACCTCAAGTTACACATGATTCCCAAGTG GTCTCAGTGAGAGTTGATGTTGGCTTTGCAAAGGAGGCTCCTATTTTGGGCATTTTTGGGATGAATGTCTACCACAAAAATCGTCTTATAATG CCCTTCTGGAAGGTCCTTCAGGAAGGATCTAGCAGAGGGAGAAGTGTAGTCG GTGTACTTGAGGCAAATTTTATTGAGCCAGCACACGACAAACAAGATTTTGAGAGGACTCCATTATTTTTACGGCTAGAAACAAAACTTAGACAAATTATTGTTGATTTCTG GAAAGAAAAGTGTCATTTGATTGGTTACCAGCCAACTGATCCACATTTAAGGTCCCAGTATAAGGCCACCCTAAAAGATTCAGGTGGTTCTGCATCCCAGGTTCACCATAAAACTTCCAGTGTCCGGATGACTGGAGGGTTTTCGTCAAATTTGCTCCCAGAGACATATGATGACGTAGCAGCTGTTGGATTGCCAAATAATG GTTCTCATTTGCAGTCGTCTGGTCAAGCGCAAGAAAACAATATGGACTCAGAAGGCTTGGATGAG GATCTGGTAGAGATTGGCTCCTCCGGTGTATTTGATCCCAATTTTACTGAGAAGCTGAGTGAAGAAAACATTGCTCTCTTTTCAAG GCGTGAAGAGCTTCAACAACGAGATACACAGTTGAAGCAGACG ATTGAGGACCTGGAGCATGAACTGGAGGAAACAAAAAGGAAGTGCAGCCAGCTTGCTGCTGAGCTGAAG GGTTTCCGTTGTGTCACCAGGTTTCAGTTGTGTCATCAGTCTGGTTCTTTGACTTCGCCACTGTCTttgtga
- the LOC101786045 gene encoding uncharacterized protein LOC101786045, producing the protein MAAIPARAGATATASGSLPRSTGRRRRNAVVVAAATGTGPAVPQEGALERPAWSGETPLSRLVGALIAFKPLYSLMKLASREVIIRTAEKSNIPWREMTKKVLESDVYEVFERIRDPNLVYPNYYLSPFHAYDEGNLSWLAAAEAEPATMSIAKRAIPEATSIEEANQIVRGNWLNAIEEHHLKYSGNCQINDILDIGCSVGVSTRYLAEKFPSAQAVGLDLSPYFLAVAAQREEKLSRQNPIRWVHANGEATGLPSDSFDLVSLAYVCHECPARAITGLVKEAFRVLRPGGTIALTDNSPKSKVLQELSPVLFTLMKSTEPFLDEYYMLDLEETMRQVGFINVCSILTDARHRTVTATVPY; encoded by the exons ATGGCGGCCAtccccgcgcgcgccggcgccaccgccaccgccagcggCAGCCTCCCGAGGTCCAcaggtcgccggcgccgcaatgcagtcgtcgtcgccgcggcgACCGGGACCGGGCCGGCGGTGCCGCAGGAAGGGGCGCTGGAGCGTCCGGCGTGGTCCGGCGAGACCCCgctgtcgcggctcgtcggcgcgCTCATCGCCTTCAAGCCGCTCTACTCGCTCATGAAGCTCGCCTCGCGCGAGGTCATCATCAG GACGGCGGAGAAGTCGAACATACCGTGGAGGGAGATGACGAAAAAGGTGCTGGAGTCCGACGTGTACGAGGTGTTCGAGAGGATACGAGATCCAAACTTAGTCTACCCTAACT ATTATTTGAGCCCGTTTCACGCTTATGATGAAGGGAATCTGTCATGGCTG GCTGCAGCAGAGGCTGAACCTGCGACAATGTCCATTGCAAAGAGGGCCATACCGGAGGCGACATCGATCGAAGAAGCAAACCAAATTGTTCGAGGGAACTGGCTGAACGCAATCGAGGAGCATCACCTCAAGTACTCCGGGAACTGTCAGATAAATGATATATTGGACATTGGCTgctctgttggagtaagcactAGATACCTGGCTGAGAAGTTCCCTTCAGCTCAAGCTGTT GGACTCGACCTATCACCATACTTTCTTGCGGTGGCGGCACAAAGGGAAGAAAAATTGTCACGACAAAACCCTATTCGTTGGGTTCATGCGAATGGTGAAGCGACGGGATTGCCCTCGGATTCATTCGACCTTGTCTCCCTTGCTTATGTG TGCCATGAGTGTCCAGCACGAGCAATAACTGGATTGGTGAAGGAAGCATTCCGGGTCCTTCGCCCGGGAGGAACAATCGCCTTGACCGACAATTCG CCAAAATCTAAAGTACTTCAG GAACTATCCCCAGTGTTGTTCACTCTGATGAAGAGCACCGAGCCGTTTCTGGACGAGTACTACATGCTGGATCTGGAGGAGACAATGAGACAAGTTGGCTTTATCAATGTTTGTTCCATCCTGACCGACGCCAGGCATAGAACAGTCACTGCAACAGTGCCTTACTGA